GTGCCCTTCATGAGGCCGCGGCGCTGCAGGGCGAAGATGGGCATCCTTCGAACACGGCCGCGAAGAAGATGTAGGCCATGAGGAAGTTTTCCAGCTCGTCGCGGTCGCGCAGGTCAATGTCCGGGCGCATGACGGAGTCGAGCCGGCTGTTGGCGATCTTGATCTTGGCATTGATCTCCGGCACCACGCGGTAGCGGTTGTAGATCTCGCCCTGGTTGAGGCCGATGGTCTCGATGCAGTGCTGGTAGGTCCAGGTGTGCAGGGATTCCTCGTATACCTGGCGGGCCTGGTAGATCTGCAGCTCGGGGGCGGACATCTTTTCCATCACCGCCAGGCCGATGTTGCGCATGGCCAGGATGTCGGAGGTGGTGAGGTAGGCCAGCACGTTTTCGTACACATGACGCTCTTCCAGCGTGAGCTTGTGGAAGTAGTCGTGCATGTCGGAGGCCATGTTGATGTCCAGCGGCGTCCAGTGGTTCTTGTTGGCGTTGAGGAAGTACTTCCACGCCCACGGGTACTTGAACGGCGCGAGCTGGTTGACGTCGGTCAGGCCGTTGACGACGCGCTTGTCCTCCGGGTTGACCGGCTTGTTGGACAGGTCCGGCTGCGGGGCGGCGGCGGGCTGCTCCGCAACGGGGGCCTCGACGGGGGTGTCGAGTTCAGCTGCCGGCTCGGGACGGGCCGGGGTGGCCTTGGCCCGCGCGGGGGCGGGGGCGGCGAGGGGGTTGTCCCAGTTCAGCATATTTTTTGACTCCTTGTTCGGTCTTGGTGCCGTTCAGTGCGCGCGGGCCTTACTGGCAGGCCTCGCAGTCCGGGTCGAGGATGGAGCAGGCCTTGGGGGCCGGCTCTTCCGACGGCGCCGGGGCCACCACGTCGGTGTTGCGCTTGGCGGCGGTCTTTTCCATGTGGGTCGCGCCCAGCGAGCGCAGGTAGTAGGTGGTCTTCAGGCCGCGCACCCAGGCGAGCTTGTACAGGTTGTCGAGCTTCTTGCCGGAAGGCTCGGCCATGTACAGGTTGAGCGACTGGGCCTGGTCGATCCATTTCTGGCGGCGCGAGCCGGCCTCGACCAGCCAGCGCGGGTCGACCTCGAACGCGGTGGCGTACAGGGCCTTGAGGTCGTCCGGCACGCGGTCGATGGGCAGCACGGAGCCGTCGTAGTACTTGAGGTCGTTGACCATGACCTCGTCCCACAGGCCGCGCGCCTTGAGGTCGCGCACCAGGTAGGGGTTGACCACGGTGAACTCGCCCGACAGGTTCGATTTGACGAACAGGTTCTGGTAGGTCGGCTCGATGGACTGCGACACGCCGCAGATGTTGGAGATGGTGGCGGTGGGCGCGATGGCCATGGTGTTGGAGTTGCGCATGCCCACGGTCTTCACGCGCTCGCGCAGGCTGTCCCAGTCGAAGCTGGTGGACTTGTCCATCTGCACGTAGTCGCCGCGGCCCTGTTCGAGCAGCTCGATGGAGTCGATGGGCAGGATGCCCTTGCTCCACAGCGAGCCTTCGAAGCTGTTGTAGGTGCCGCGTTCTTCGGCGAGGTCGGAGCTGGCCTGGATGGCGTAGTAGGACACGGCCTCCATGGAGCGGTCGGCGAACTCGATCGCCTCGTCGCTGCTGTAGGGCAGGCGCAGCTTATACAGCGCGTCCTGGAAGCCCATGATGCCCATACCCACCGGACGGTGGCGCAGGTTGGAACGGCGCGCCTGCGGCACGCTGTAGTAGTTGTAGTCGATGACGTTGTCGAGCATGCGCATGGCCGTCTTGATGGTGCGGGCCAGCTTCTCGGTGTCGAGGCCGTTGTCGCCGACGTGCTGGGCGAGGTTGACGCTGCCCAGGTTGCACACGGCGATCTCGTCGTCGGAGGTGTTGAGGGTGATCTCCGTGCACAGGTTGGAGCTGTGCACCGTGCCGACGTGCTGCTGCGGCGAGCGCAGGTTGCAGGGGTCCTTGAAGGCGATCCAGGGATGGCCGGTCTCGAACAGCATGGACAGCATCTTGCGCCACAGGTCGACGGCCTTGATCTTGCGGGACACCTTGATTTCGCCGGTCGCGGCCTTGGCTTCGTATTCCAGGTAGCGGGTCTCGAAGGCCTGGCCGGTGAGGTCGTGCAGGTCGGCGACCTCGTTGGGCGAGAACAGGGTCCATTCCTGCTCTTCGGCGACGCGCTTCATGAACAGGTCGGGCACCCAGTTGGCGGTGTTCATGTCGTGGGTGCGGCGGCGCTCGTCGCCGGTGTTCTTGCGCAGTTCGAGGAATTCCTCGATGTCGATGTGCCAGGTCTCCAGGTAGGCGCACACCGCACCCTTGCGCTTGCCGCCCTGGTTGACGGCCACGGCGGTGTCGTTGGCGACCTTGAGGAAGGGCACGACGCCCTGGCTCTCGCCGTTGGTGCCCTTGATGTGGGCGCCCAGGCCGCGCACGCGGCTCCAGTCGTTGCCCAGGCCGCCGGCGAATTTGGACAGCAGGGCGTTGTCCTTGATGGCGCCGAAGATGCCGTCCAGGTCGTCCGGCACGGTGGTGAGGTAGCAGCTGGAGAGCTGCGGGCGCAGGGTGCCGGAGTTGAACAGCGTGGGGGTGCTGCTCATGAAGTCGAAGCTCGACAGCAGGTTGTAGAACTCGATGGCGCGGCCTTCGCGGTCGATCTCGTTGATGGCCAGGCCCATGGCGACGCGCATGAAGAAGGCCTGCGGCAGCTCGAAGCGCTTGCCGTGGCTGTGGATGAAGTAGCGGTCGTACAGGGTCTGCAGGCCGAGGTAGGTGAACTGCTGGTCGCGCTCGGGCTTGAGGGCGGCGCCGAGGCGGGCGAGATCGAAGCGGGACAGCTCCTCGTCCAGCAGTTCCAGCTCCACGGCGCGGCCGATGTAGCCGGCGAAGTATTCGGGGTAGCGCTCGGTCATCTCCGCCTGGGTGGCGGTCTCGGTCATGCCGGCCAGGAAGGACAGGGCCTCGCGGCGCATGGTGTCCAGCAGCAGGCGGGAGGCCACGTAGGAGTAGTTGGGGTCACGGTCGATGAGGGTGCGGGCGCTCATGGTCAGCGCCTGGCCGACGTCCTGTTCCTTGATGCCGTCGTACAGGCCGCGCAGCGTCTCCTTGAGGACGCGCTCGCCGTCGACGTCGGTGAGGTCGGTGCAGGCTTCGGCCACTACGGCCTGCAGGCGGGCGGTGTCCAGCGGGGCGCGGCTGCCGTCGGCCAGGGTGACGTTGAGGCCGGTCTCGACGGCCGGTTCCTCGGTCTGCTTGGTGGCGGCCTCGGCGGCGCGCTTCTCGGCCTGCTTGGCGCGGTACAGCACGTAGGCGCGGGCGATCTTGTGCTCGCCGTCGCGCATCAGGGCCAGTTCCACCTGGTCCTGGATGTCCTCGATGTGCAGGGTGCCGCCCTCGTCGGGGAGACGGCGCAGCAGGGCGCTGACCACCTGGTCGGTGAGGTTGGCGACGCGCTCGTGCACGCGGCTGGAGGCCGCGGCGCTGCCACCTTCCACGGCCAGGAAGGCCTTGGTCATGGCGATCTTGATCTTGTCCGCGTTAAAAGAGGTGATCTTGCCGTTGCGCCGGATGACGCTGTACCCGGTGGGTGCGGCAGCGGTCATGGCTTCTTTTTGGTAGTCCCCCGCGGCGGGTGCGGTGGACTGGGATTCGGTTTGCGTGGCCTGTTCTGTCTGCATTGGTGGCTTCCCTCTGGATGACAGTGACAATACACCGCTTGTAGCGGTCCCCCATGAGAAAACACTATAGAATGTGGCTCCGAGGGTGGTCAAGCACAACATGCTGTGTAAAAACTGGTTCAGAACCTGGGAAGAAGCTGTGGATAAACTGGGGGAGAAATGCCATGCCCTGCGCCTGAAAGCGAGGCGGGGCGCGGCCTGTGGCGGGCTGGTGCATCTGTGAACAGTTTTCGCTGTTCAACTGAACTGATGGGCGGAATAGAAAAGTTTGATAAAAATGTGACAACAGGCGGAATCTTTTGCGCCGTTTCTGTCTATGTAGGTGCCTTCCGGAAGTCCCGGTCGGCCAGAGACATAGAACAGGGGCCGCTCAACGGCCCCGGCAGTACGGAGTGAGAGAGACGTGATCGACGATCCCTATAACCATTTCCATCCCAAAGACATGATCCTGCGCGACTGGCTGGCCCTGGACCGGACCGTGCTGGCCAACATGCGCACCTACCTCGCCTTCCTGCGTACGGGCATCGCCCTGATCGTGCTGGGTATGGCCTTCGTGAAATTCCTGGGGCACTGGGCCTACCAGATGCTCGGGATTCTGTTCATCATCGGGGGGCTGATTCTGTTCGTGGTCGGCACCGTGCGCTATGTGCGCATGCACCGCCGCTTCAAGCTGCTGGTGGCCAAGGAGCCCGACCAGTACAACCCGGACTGAGACCCGCCCCGTTCAGGGGCGGCGTGCCATGTACTCGCCCAGCACCTGGCCGAAGGCCCGGAATGCCGTATCGGTGAACCCCGCTTCCCGCAGCGCTTCCAGCGTCTGCGGCGGCGGGGCGGCGCGCACGATGGTGACCCAGGTGTAGTCCATCAGCCGGCGCGCCGTGGCACGTTCCCGGCGGCCGAGCGTGGTCAGCCAGGGGATGATGCCGCGCAGGTACTGGTTGAAGGCCCAGCGGGTGAAACGGCCCGGGGGCGGCACCAGCTCCAGCATCAGCAGGCGCCCGCCCGGGCGCAGCACCCGCGCGAACTCGGCAAAGGCCGGCCCGTACTGCGCCAGGTGGCGCAGGGCGTAGCCCATGACCAGGAAGTCCACGCTGTGGTCGGGCAGGGGGATGTGCTCGGCCGTGGCCTGCAGGGTCTCCAGGCCGCGTTCGCGGTGGGCGATCTCGAGCATGCCGTGGCTGGGGTCGAGGGCGATGACGCGGCCCGCCGGACCGACCATGCGCTGCGCGTGGGCGCTGATCACGCCGGTGCCGCTGCCGACGTCCAGCACGGTCATGCCGGGCGCCAGGCCCGCGCGCGCCAGGACCTCGCCGCGATAACGCTCGCCCATGCCCAGGCTCATGACCCGGTTGAGGCGGTCGTAAAGCGCGGCGCTGGCGTCGAACAGACGGCTGACGTCCGAGTGCGCATCGGCCTGCCCGGCGTGTGCGGGGGCCGCCCGCGGCGTTCCGCGACGCAGGCTGCTTGTGGTTCCTGGGAGGTTCATCAAAGCCCTTTGAATAAGTGGCCACAGTTTAGCAGGCGTGCGCCCGGTCGTGGGACGGCAGCCGGGCGGGTGTCTATATTTAGTCTATTGAAAAGATGGCGGGGCATCCCGCCCCGCCGCTCCGGGGAGCGCCGAATGAAGCGGGCGTTCCCCGGCGTCTGGCGACCCGGCAAGGCGCGCCGTGCCGGGCGACCGATGAATACCGACCGCGCTATGCAAGGAGGACCCGCCATGTTGCGCAAACTGTATCCCCTGTTGTTGATCGTGCTGAGTCTGGGGCTGGTGGCCTGCAGTCCGCCCCACACGCCTCAGGATCAGGCCCACTGGTTCTTCGAGAAGGGGAAAGGGCAGATCGTGAAGTCCCTGGAAAAGCAGGACGTGCCGTCCGGCCAGATCGAAAAGGTCAAGGGCATCCTGAGCCTGAACCAGGACGCGGTCGAGAAGGAACTGACCGAGGCCATACGCCAGCAGCGCGGTCTGTTCCGGGCCATCATCGCCGGCGAGAACGAGGCGGCCCTGAAGAGCGCCGATGCGCGCGCCAATGCGGCCCAGCTTGCGGCGCTGAGCACCATCGGCAAGATGCACGAGCAGATCGAGCAGGTGGTCGGCCCGGCCGCCTGGGAAGCGTCCGGCAAGTACCGCACCAAGCGCTTCGATCGTTACGACGACTGACCGGCGCCGCGTGATGCCTGGATTGCGTCCAGCCTGGTCGCTGCTGGCCGTCCTGTTGCTGTGGATGCCCGCCGCCATGGCGGCGGGCCTGCACTGGGCCAGGGTGGCCGACGGCTTCAACCGCCCGCTGTTCGTGACCACGGCGGGTGACGGCAGCGGGCGCCTGTATGTGGTGGAGCAGGGCGGGCGCATCTATTCCATGACGCGCGGCGGCGAGGAGCGCGAGCTGTTCGCGGATGTCGGCAACCTGATCACCCAGCGCGGTTTCGAGCAGGGCCTGCTCGGGCTGGCCTTCGCGCCGCGTTACCGCGAGAACGGCCGGCTGTTCCTTTATTACACCCGCGATCCGGACGGCGCGGTGACCCTGGCCGAGTTCCGGCGCGGCGCGGACGGACGCCTGGACCCGGATTCCAGACAGGTGCTGCTGACGATTCCCGAGCCCGCCTCGAATCACAACGGCGGCATGCTGGCCTTCGGCCCGGACGGTTACCTCTACCTGGGGCCGGGCGACGGCGGGCGCGGCGGCGATCCCTGGGGCAATGCGCAAAACCGCGACGTGCTGCTGGGCAAGCTGCTGCGCATCGACGTGAGCCAGGGCAAGGGCTATCGCATCCCGCCGGATAATCCGTTCGTGAACAAGCCGGGCATGCGCCCGGAGATCTGGGCCTACGGCCTGCGCAATCCCTGGCGGTTTTCCTTCGACCGCCGCACCGGCGACTTGTGGATCGCCGACGTGGGGCAGAACGCCTGGGAGGAGATCGACCATCAGCCGCGCGGTGAGGGCGGACGCAATTACGGCTGGAACCGCATGGAGGGGCTGCACTGTTATCCCGAAGGCCGTCTCTGCGACAGCAGCGGGCTGGTGTTGCCGGTGGCCGAGTATGCGCACGACAAGGGCTGTTCGGTCACCGGTGGTTACGTGTATCGTGGCGCGGCGATTCCCTCGCTCGCCGGCGTGTACGTGTTTGGCGACTACTGCAGCGGCCGCGTGTGGGGCCTGTGGCCCGAGGAAAAAGACAAGGGCAAGGGTTACGACATGCGCCTGTTGATGCAGACGGGTTTCCGCATCACCTCGTTCGGCGAGGATGCGCGCGGCGAACTGTATCTGGTGGATCAGCGCGGCGGCATTTACCGGCTGGAGCAACAACAATGAACAAGGGCGGATATGAAGACACTGGTTTACGGATTGGGGCTGATGCTGCTGATGGGTATCGGCGTGGCGCAGGCCAAGATGCCTGAGGTGGGCGCGCCCGCGCCGGCCTTCCGCCTGCAGGACCAGCAGGGGCAGTGGCACAGCCTGGCCGATTACCGCGGCCACTGGCTGGTGCTGTATTTCTACCCCAAGGACGACACCCCGGGCTGCACCACCGAGGCCTGCCATTTCCGCGACGACATCGTCACGCTGCAGGGCATGGGCGTGAAGGTGGTGGGGGTGAGCGTGGACGGCACCGCCAGCCACGCCAAATTCGCCGAGAAGTACAAGCTGCCGTTCACGCTGCTGTCCGATCCGGGCGGTAAGGTGGCCAGCAGCTACGACTCGCTGTTTTCGCTGTTCGGGCTGATGAAGTTCGCCAAGCGGCACACCTTCATCATCGACCCCGACGGCCATGTCGCGAAGATCTATACCGACGTCGATCCCAAGACCCACACCGCGCAGGTCGCGGCGGCGCTCAAGGAGCTGATCGCAGCCAGGGGCGGTTGAGCCCTGTCACGATGCTGTAAAGGACTTGGCCGAAGATAAAAGGTACGAATGCTCCGACCCTTTGTCACAGGCTGCAGCCATGCCCAAGTGCAACACCCTGCAGGAGCTGTTGGACGCCGATCGGCTGCAGGTATTGTTCCAGCCTATCGCCGATATCCGCGCA
This region of Gammaproteobacteria bacterium genomic DNA includes:
- a CDS encoding PQQ-dependent sugar dehydrogenase; amino-acid sequence: MPGLRPAWSLLAVLLLWMPAAMAAGLHWARVADGFNRPLFVTTAGDGSGRLYVVEQGGRIYSMTRGGEERELFADVGNLITQRGFEQGLLGLAFAPRYRENGRLFLYYTRDPDGAVTLAEFRRGADGRLDPDSRQVLLTIPEPASNHNGGMLAFGPDGYLYLGPGDGGRGGDPWGNAQNRDVLLGKLLRIDVSQGKGYRIPPDNPFVNKPGMRPEIWAYGLRNPWRFSFDRRTGDLWIADVGQNAWEEIDHQPRGEGGRNYGWNRMEGLHCYPEGRLCDSSGLVLPVAEYAHDKGCSVTGGYVYRGAAIPSLAGVYVFGDYCSGRVWGLWPEEKDKGKGYDMRLLMQTGFRITSFGEDARGELYLVDQRGGIYRLEQQQ
- a CDS encoding DUF202 domain-containing protein, whose translation is MIDDPYNHFHPKDMILRDWLALDRTVLANMRTYLAFLRTGIALIVLGMAFVKFLGHWAYQMLGILFIIGGLILFVVGTVRYVRMHRRFKLLVAKEPDQYNPD
- a CDS encoding ribonucleoside-diphosphate reductase subunit alpha: MQTEQATQTESQSTAPAAGDYQKEAMTAAAPTGYSVIRRNGKITSFNADKIKIAMTKAFLAVEGGSAAASSRVHERVANLTDQVVSALLRRLPDEGGTLHIEDIQDQVELALMRDGEHKIARAYVLYRAKQAEKRAAEAATKQTEEPAVETGLNVTLADGSRAPLDTARLQAVVAEACTDLTDVDGERVLKETLRGLYDGIKEQDVGQALTMSARTLIDRDPNYSYVASRLLLDTMRREALSFLAGMTETATQAEMTERYPEYFAGYIGRAVELELLDEELSRFDLARLGAALKPERDQQFTYLGLQTLYDRYFIHSHGKRFELPQAFFMRVAMGLAINEIDREGRAIEFYNLLSSFDFMSSTPTLFNSGTLRPQLSSCYLTTVPDDLDGIFGAIKDNALLSKFAGGLGNDWSRVRGLGAHIKGTNGESQGVVPFLKVANDTAVAVNQGGKRKGAVCAYLETWHIDIEEFLELRKNTGDERRRTHDMNTANWVPDLFMKRVAEEQEWTLFSPNEVADLHDLTGQAFETRYLEYEAKAATGEIKVSRKIKAVDLWRKMLSMLFETGHPWIAFKDPCNLRSPQQHVGTVHSSNLCTEITLNTSDDEIAVCNLGSVNLAQHVGDNGLDTEKLARTIKTAMRMLDNVIDYNYYSVPQARRSNLRHRPVGMGIMGFQDALYKLRLPYSSDEAIEFADRSMEAVSYYAIQASSDLAEERGTYNSFEGSLWSKGILPIDSIELLEQGRGDYVQMDKSTSFDWDSLRERVKTVGMRNSNTMAIAPTATISNICGVSQSIEPTYQNLFVKSNLSGEFTVVNPYLVRDLKARGLWDEVMVNDLKYYDGSVLPIDRVPDDLKALYATAFEVDPRWLVEAGSRRQKWIDQAQSLNLYMAEPSGKKLDNLYKLAWVRGLKTTYYLRSLGATHMEKTAAKRNTDVVAPAPSEEPAPKACSILDPDCEACQ
- a CDS encoding class I SAM-dependent methyltransferase, whose protein sequence is MNLPGTTSSLRRGTPRAAPAHAGQADAHSDVSRLFDASAALYDRLNRVMSLGMGERYRGEVLARAGLAPGMTVLDVGSGTGVISAHAQRMVGPAGRVIALDPSHGMLEIAHRERGLETLQATAEHIPLPDHSVDFLVMGYALRHLAQYGPAFAEFARVLRPGGRLLMLELVPPPGRFTRWAFNQYLRGIIPWLTTLGRRERATARRLMDYTWVTIVRAAPPPQTLEALREAGFTDTAFRAFGQVLGEYMARRP
- a CDS encoding peroxiredoxin: MKTLVYGLGLMLLMGIGVAQAKMPEVGAPAPAFRLQDQQGQWHSLADYRGHWLVLYFYPKDDTPGCTTEACHFRDDIVTLQGMGVKVVGVSVDGTASHAKFAEKYKLPFTLLSDPGGKVASSYDSLFSLFGLMKFAKRHTFIIDPDGHVAKIYTDVDPKTHTAQVAAALKELIAARGG